The Musa acuminata AAA Group cultivar baxijiao chromosome BXJ2-2, Cavendish_Baxijiao_AAA, whole genome shotgun sequence genome has a segment encoding these proteins:
- the LOC135604966 gene encoding probable methyltransferase TCM_000336, which translates to MPPCTTPNTTELVMIMDVESILHMKEGLGETSYSQNSSLQKKSMEAMKHFIIDSALAAYAFKTPEIFTIADLGCSSGINSLYLAEEIIKAIHERSRQLARLAPEFLVFLNDLPTNDFNAMFLSFPEFNMKFKAGIELQGGSAPSVYLAGIPGSFYSRLFPGNSLDFISSCYSLHWLSQVPVGLLDSDCKPINKGNMYISNTSPPAVSLAYFKQFQKDFSLFLKSRSVELHFEGRIVILMLGRRTEDHSDKSTTVLWELLDQSLAIMVSQETIDEEKVDAYNVPFYAPSAKEIEDEVHREGSFVIDCIQAYELSTRTGDPKEDARIISMAIRAIQESMISHHFGEAIIDTLFQIYNGLLSEFMVKEEIKSSHLLVILRKSC; encoded by the exons ATGCCACCCTGTACGACTCCAAATACTACTGAACTTGTGATGATCATGGATGTGGAGAGTATTCTTCACATGAAGGAAGGGCTGGGTGAGACAAGCTATTCCCAAAATTCTTCCCTTCAG AAGAAGAGTATGGAGGCCATGAAGCATTTCATAATAGACTCAGCATTAGCTGCCTATGCCTTTAAGACACCAGAAATCTTCACAATTGCTGATCTTGGTTGCTCCTCAGGGATAAATTCTCTATATCTAGCTGAAGAAATTATCAAGGCCATTCATGAGAGATCTCGGCAGTTAGCGAGGCTGGCACCAGAGTTTCTGGTGTTCCTTAATGACCTTCCAACCAATGACTTCAATGCCATGTTTCTGAGCTTTCCAGAGTTCAATATGAAGTTCAAAGCAGGCATTGAGTTGCAAGGGGGCAGTGCTCCATCTGTATATTTAGCTGGAATTCCTGGGTCTTTCTATAGCAGGCTTTTTCCAGGCAATAGTCTTGATTTCATCTCCTCTTGCTATAGCTTGCACTGGCTTTCCCAG GTTCCTGTGGGGCTTCTTGACAGTGATTGCAAGCCAATTAATAAGGGGAACATGTACATATCTAACACAAGCCCCCCTGCTGTTTCTTTAGCATACTTCAAGCAGTTCCAGAAAGATTTCAGCCTCTTTCTTAAGTCAAGATCTGTAGAGCTACATTTCGAGGGACGAATCGTCATTTTGATGTTGGGAAGAAGAACTGAAGATCACAGTGATAAGAGCACAACAGTTTTATGGGAACTTTTAGACCAGTCACTGGCAATTATGGTCTCACAA GAGACAATTGATGAAGAGAAGGTTGACGCATACAATGTTCCATTTTATGCTCCATCAGCGAAGGAGATCGAAGACGAAGTACACAGAGAAGGATCATTTGTGATCGACTGTATACAAGCTTATGAGCTGAGCACAAGAACAGGAGATCCTAAGGAGGATGCGAGAATCATATCGATGGCCATTAGAGCCATACAAGAATCAATGATCAGCCACCACTTTGGAGAGGCAATTATAGACACTTTGTTCCAAATTTACAATGGACTGCTCAGTGAATTCATGGTTAAAGAAGAAATAAAAAGTTCTCACCTACTGGTAATTCTAAGAAAGTCATGTTAA
- the LOC103973583 gene encoding bZIP transcription factor 44 — MASPSAGSSQLQNSGSEEDLRGVIDQKKLKRMISNRESARRSRMRKQNHLDKLMAQANQLREENTRILATFNITKQHYAAVEAENCVLRAQAMELGSRLRSLDEILHFINISRHVVLHDDHQMMDGSIGPWSFACMNQPITAAADDMFYY; from the coding sequence ATGGCTTCTCCTTCCGCTGGATCAAGCCAGCTCCAGAATTCCGGTTCGGAAGAAGACTTGCGGGGTGTGATCGACCAGAAGAAGCTGAAGCGGATGATATCGAACCGCGAATCCGCGAGGCGATCGAGGATGCGCAAGCAGAATCACTTGGACAAACTGATGGCACAGGCGAACCAGCTGAGGGAGGAGAACACCCGGATCCTGGCAACCTTCAACATCACCAAGCAGCACTACGCTGCGGTGGAGGCCGAGAACTGTGTCTTGAGGGCTCAGGCGATGGAGCTCGGCAGCAGGCTACGGTCTCTTGATGAGATCCTCCACTTCATCAACATCAGTCGCCATGTCGTTTTGCATGACGACCACCAAATGATGGACGGTTCCATCGGTCCGTGGAGCTTCGCGTGCATGAATCAGCCCATCACGGCCGCAGCAGACGACATGTTCTATTATTGA